A part of Rhinatrema bivittatum chromosome 16, aRhiBiv1.1, whole genome shotgun sequence genomic DNA contains:
- the LOC115077759 gene encoding olfactory receptor 5B21-like, producing the protein MGTEFIFLGLSDNSQLQVPLFLVFLLIYLITLLGNLVIITVTCADPCLHTPMYFFLSNLSLTDICCTSIIIPKLLRIFLSGDNTISYVGCLVQLYFFIGVASIEAFLLSTRAYDRYVSVCHPLHYLLIMNQRFCFLLAAASWITGFLNSVVFTASVSRLSFCASNMINHFFCELIPLLKLSCTDTSGPETMMFLDAIVIGMPIFLVILTSYIYIISAILRIRSAEGKHKAFSTCSSHLTVISVYYLSVLSMYLRPTSTYSHKQGKILSVVYTTVTPMLNPLIYSLRNKEVKNALKKIIGK; encoded by the coding sequence ATGGGAACAGAATTCATTTTTCTTGGACTTTCTGATAATTCCCAGCTGCAAGTTCCTCTCTTTTTGGTCTTCCTGCTCATCTACCTGATCACCCTGCTGGGGAACCTTGTGATTATCACAGTGACCTGTGCTGACCCctgcctgcacacccccatgtatttcttcctcagcaacctctctctcacagacatctgCTGCACCTCTATCATCATCCCAAAACTGCTGAGGATCTTCCTCTCTGGGGATAACACCATTTCTTATGTTGGATGCTTGGTTCAGTTGTATTTCTTCATAGGTGTTGCCAGCATTGAGGCCTTTCTCCTTTCCACCAGGGCATATGACCGTTACGTGTCAGTCTGTCATCCCTTGCACTATTTGCTTATCATGAATCAGAGATTCTGTTTCCTGTTGGCAGCTGCTTCCTGGATCACCGGCTTTCTAAATTCTGTGGTATTCACAGCTTCTGTATCTCGCCTTTCATTCTGTGCCTCTAACATGATTAATCATTTCTTCTGTGAGCTTATACCACTATTAAAGCTTTCTTGCACTGACACTTCCGGCCCTGAAACCATGATGTTTCTTGATGCCATAGTGATAGGAATGCCCATTTTCCTAGTGATTCTTACATCCTACATCTACATCATCTCAGCCATCCTGAGGATCCGCTCTGCAGAGGGGAAGCAtaaagccttctccacctgttCCTCCCATCTCACCGTCATCTCTGTGTATTATTTGTCAGTGTTATCAATGTACCTAAGACCCACATCAACATACTCCCACAAGCAGGGTAAAATCCTGTCTGTGGTCTACACGACTGTCACCCCCATGCTGAACCCCCTCATTTACAGTCTGAGGAACAAGGAGGTAAAAAATGCATTGAAGAAAATCATAGGAAAGTAG